The genomic window TGCTGCCTCGTCTCGCGGAAGCCTTGGGAGTTCCCCTATTCGTTTTCTTTCCCGAAGTCCCGGTTGTGAGCCCGGCTGATTGGTGCCTTCTCCACGATTATCGACGACTCGATGAAACAAGCAGAACGGGCATCCGTCGTTGGATTGCTTTTCTTTTGGCCGACATTTCGCCAGTGGACTGATCTC from Bremerella cremea includes these protein-coding regions:
- a CDS encoding helix-turn-helix domain-containing protein, translating into MTEFDRQVGLRLLEIRERRGISEEKVAMLLYPDVTVHDLRDYERGLKSVSLSLLPRLAEALGVPLFVFFPEVPVVSPADWCLLHDYRRLDETSRTGIRRWIAFLLADISPVD